TCCCTGTAGCTTTTCCAATCATTTCAATGGATTCATATACTTCATCAAAATTTTTCGCATCGTTGACGACTAGGACTTGAATTCCAGCCTCTTCCATTTGCTTAAATCCTTCTTTGGAATTATGGGCATTTGAATTATGAGCCAAGACTAAATCTGGTTTTAAGGCCACAATTTTTTCAAGATTGATTTCAAGTCCGCCCACTTTTTCAATATCTTTCACTTGTTCAGGATATGTATCATTATCTGTGACCCCAACAATTTCTTTATCTAATCCTAAACTAAAAGCAATCTCCGTATTACTTGGGATCAATGGAATAATCCGCTTCGGCTGCTTTTCTATTTCGAGGACTTTTCCTGTTGCATCTTTAACCTTTACAGGAAAGGTTGATGTAGCTTGTTCATCGACTTGCTTATTTTCTTTCGGCTCAGGCTTTGCTTGATCTGTTCCACAAGCAGCTAATAAACCTGTGACCAAAAAAACTGAAAAAAGTAATGATAATAACTTTTTCATTGGTGTATTCCATCTCCTTTTGTTTATATCATGTGAGACTCTTTTCAAACTACATTTACGAAAACAGTCCTATATAAAAATAACACCTCTACGTATAAACGATAAAGGTGTTGTGAACAGCAT
This is a stretch of genomic DNA from Oikeobacillus pervagus. It encodes these proteins:
- a CDS encoding ABC transporter substrate-binding protein; translation: MKKLLSLLFSVFLVTGLLAACGTDQAKPEPKENKQVDEQATSTFPVKVKDATGKVLEIEKQPKRIIPLIPSNTEIAFSLGLDKEIVGVTDNDTYPEQVKDIEKVGGLEINLEKIVALKPDLVLAHNSNAHNSKEGFKQMEEAGIQVLVVNDAKNFDEVYESIEMIGKATGKVKEADTLIDDMKADLEKIKEKATEIKDDEKKRVMIEISPAPEIYAAGKNTFMQEMLDIIHAENVVEQEGWPQLNQEAIIEMDPDVIVATHGFYTKNPIEKILSRKGWEDMKAIKNKQVFEVHADLVNRTGPRLIEGVEELAKAIYPDVFAE